The following proteins are encoded in a genomic region of Pseudorca crassidens isolate mPseCra1 chromosome 5, mPseCra1.hap1, whole genome shotgun sequence:
- the ZIC4 gene encoding zinc finger protein ZIC 4 isoform X5, with protein sequence MYARPEPFPPGPVARSDALAAAAALHNYGGMNLTMNLAAPHGPGAFFRYMRQPIKQELICKWLAADGPAPPRLCSKTFSTMHELVTHVTVEHVGGPEQSNHICFWEECPRQGKPFKAKYKLVNHIRVHTGEKPFPCPFPGCGKVFARSENLKIHKRTHTGEKPFRCEFEGCERRFANSSDRKKHSHVHTSDKPYTCKVRGCDKCYTHPSSLRKHMKVHGRSPPPPSSGYDSATPSALVSPSSDFGREPPVASSAAVAARSADLSE encoded by the exons ATGTACGCACGGCCCGAACCCTTCCCGCCGGGACCTGTGGCCCGCAGCGACGCCCTGGCAGCTGCCGCAGCCCTGCACAACTACGGGGGCATGAACCTGACCATGAACCTCGCCGCACCCCACGGTCCCGGCGCCTTCTTCCGCTACATGCGCCAGCCCATCAAACAGGAGCTCATCTGCAAGTGGCTGGCGGCCGACGGCCCCGCACCCCCGCGCCTCTGCTCCAAAACTTTCAGCACCATGCACGAGCTGGTCACGCACGTCACCGTGGAGCACGTCGGAGGCCCTGAGCAGAGTAACCACATCTGCTTCTGGGAGGAGTGTCCGCGCCAGGGCAAGCCCTTTAAAGCCAAATACAAACTTGTAAATCACATCCGCGTGCACACGGGCGAGAAGCCCTTCCCTTGTCCTTTCCCGGGGTGTGGCAAAGTCTTTGCTAGATCAGAAAATctcaaaatacacaaaagaaCTCACACAG GGGAGAAGCCCTTCAGGTGCGAGTTCGAGGGCTGCGAGCGGCGCTTCGCCAACAGCAGCGACCGCAAGAAGCACTCGCACGTGCACACGAGTGACAAGCCCTACACGTGCAAAGTGCGCGGCTGCGACAAGTGCTACACGCACCCCAGCTCGCTGCGTAAGCACATGAAGGTGCACGGGCGCTCGCCGCCACCGCCCAGCTCTGGCTACGACTCGGCCACACCGTCTGCCCTCGTGTCGCCCTCGTCGGACTTCGGCCGCGAGCCCCCGGTGGCCTCctcggcggcggtggcggcgcgTAGCGCCGACCTGAGCGAATG A
- the ZIC4 gene encoding zinc finger protein ZIC 4 isoform X4, whose product MRYKTSLVMRKRMRLYRNALKESSSSSGHHGPQLAAASSPSVLPGFHEQPPQASPSCTLNGLLRLGLPGDMYARPEPFPPGPVARSDALAAAAALHNYGGMNLTMNLAAPHGPGAFFRYMRQPIKQELICKWLAADGPAPPRLCSKTFSTMHELVTHVTVEHVGGPEQSNHICFWEECPRQGKPFKAKYKLVNHIRVHTGEKPFPCPFPGCGKVFARSENLKIHKRTHTGEKPFRCEFEGCERRFANSSDRKKHSHVHTSDKPYTCKVRGCDKCYTHPSSLRKHMKVHGRSPPPPSSGYDSATPSALVSPSSDFGREPPVASSAAVAARSADLSE is encoded by the exons ATGAGATACAAGACTTCTCTGGTGATGAGGAAACGAATGCGGCTTTACCGAAACGCCCTGAAAGAGTCAA GTAGCAGCTCCGGACACCATGGCCCCCAGCTCGCTGCCGCCTCCAGCCCCTCGGTGTTACCGGGCTTTCACGAGCagcctccccaggcctcccctaGCTGCACTTTGAACGGACTCCTGCGTCTGGGGCTCCCCGGAGACATGTACGCACGGCCCGAACCCTTCCCGCCGGGACCTGTGGCCCGCAGCGACGCCCTGGCAGCTGCCGCAGCCCTGCACAACTACGGGGGCATGAACCTGACCATGAACCTCGCCGCACCCCACGGTCCCGGCGCCTTCTTCCGCTACATGCGCCAGCCCATCAAACAGGAGCTCATCTGCAAGTGGCTGGCGGCCGACGGCCCCGCACCCCCGCGCCTCTGCTCCAAAACTTTCAGCACCATGCACGAGCTGGTCACGCACGTCACCGTGGAGCACGTCGGAGGCCCTGAGCAGAGTAACCACATCTGCTTCTGGGAGGAGTGTCCGCGCCAGGGCAAGCCCTTTAAAGCCAAATACAAACTTGTAAATCACATCCGCGTGCACACGGGCGAGAAGCCCTTCCCTTGTCCTTTCCCGGGGTGTGGCAAAGTCTTTGCTAGATCAGAAAATctcaaaatacacaaaagaaCTCACACAG GGGAGAAGCCCTTCAGGTGCGAGTTCGAGGGCTGCGAGCGGCGCTTCGCCAACAGCAGCGACCGCAAGAAGCACTCGCACGTGCACACGAGTGACAAGCCCTACACGTGCAAAGTGCGCGGCTGCGACAAGTGCTACACGCACCCCAGCTCGCTGCGTAAGCACATGAAGGTGCACGGGCGCTCGCCGCCACCGCCCAGCTCTGGCTACGACTCGGCCACACCGTCTGCCCTCGTGTCGCCCTCGTCGGACTTCGGCCGCGAGCCCCCGGTGGCCTCctcggcggcggtggcggcgcgTAGCGCCGACCTGAGCGAATG A
- the ZIC4 gene encoding zinc finger protein ZIC 4 isoform X3: MHRPVMELLQEQLKAQSQKMRYKTSLVMRKRMRLYRNALKESSSSSGHHGPQLAAASSPSVLPGFHEQPPQASPSCTLNGLLRLGLPGDMYARPEPFPPGPVARSDALAAAAALHNYGGMNLTMNLAAPHGPGAFFRYMRQPIKQELICKWLAADGPAPPRLCSKTFSTMHELVTHVTVEHVGGPEQSNHICFWEECPRQGKPFKAKYKLVNHIRVHTGEKPFPCPFPGCGKVFARSENLKIHKRTHTGEKPFRCEFEGCERRFANSSDRKKHSHVHTSDKPYTCKVRGCDKCYTHPSSLRKHMKVHGRSPPPPSSGYDSATPSALVSPSSDFGREPPVASSAAVAARSADLSE; the protein is encoded by the exons GCTCAAAGTCAGAAAATGAGATACAAGACTTCTCTGGTGATGAGGAAACGAATGCGGCTTTACCGAAACGCCCTGAAAGAGTCAA GTAGCAGCTCCGGACACCATGGCCCCCAGCTCGCTGCCGCCTCCAGCCCCTCGGTGTTACCGGGCTTTCACGAGCagcctccccaggcctcccctaGCTGCACTTTGAACGGACTCCTGCGTCTGGGGCTCCCCGGAGACATGTACGCACGGCCCGAACCCTTCCCGCCGGGACCTGTGGCCCGCAGCGACGCCCTGGCAGCTGCCGCAGCCCTGCACAACTACGGGGGCATGAACCTGACCATGAACCTCGCCGCACCCCACGGTCCCGGCGCCTTCTTCCGCTACATGCGCCAGCCCATCAAACAGGAGCTCATCTGCAAGTGGCTGGCGGCCGACGGCCCCGCACCCCCGCGCCTCTGCTCCAAAACTTTCAGCACCATGCACGAGCTGGTCACGCACGTCACCGTGGAGCACGTCGGAGGCCCTGAGCAGAGTAACCACATCTGCTTCTGGGAGGAGTGTCCGCGCCAGGGCAAGCCCTTTAAAGCCAAATACAAACTTGTAAATCACATCCGCGTGCACACGGGCGAGAAGCCCTTCCCTTGTCCTTTCCCGGGGTGTGGCAAAGTCTTTGCTAGATCAGAAAATctcaaaatacacaaaagaaCTCACACAG GGGAGAAGCCCTTCAGGTGCGAGTTCGAGGGCTGCGAGCGGCGCTTCGCCAACAGCAGCGACCGCAAGAAGCACTCGCACGTGCACACGAGTGACAAGCCCTACACGTGCAAAGTGCGCGGCTGCGACAAGTGCTACACGCACCCCAGCTCGCTGCGTAAGCACATGAAGGTGCACGGGCGCTCGCCGCCACCGCCCAGCTCTGGCTACGACTCGGCCACACCGTCTGCCCTCGTGTCGCCCTCGTCGGACTTCGGCCGCGAGCCCCCGGTGGCCTCctcggcggcggtggcggcgcgTAGCGCCGACCTGAGCGAATG A